A DNA window from Aspergillus nidulans FGSC A4 chromosome V contains the following coding sequences:
- a CDS encoding putative MFS multidrug transporter (transcript_id=CADANIAT00003194) has protein sequence MSSEPPHNETTPLLGSQSNGNTTYSTAEVGNPPDSGRTEEGAAASKLGSELNLRYILPALSIGVFLSAADQTIIVSSYGKIGSDLKALNLTSWIATSYFLTLTSFQPLYGKLSDIFGRKSCLLFAYAVFGTGCLFCGLAQSIHQLIAARVFQGIGGGGMTTVVSILLSDIIPLRDRGVWQGVINIIYATGSGIGAPLGGVLADYIGWRCYLRAFIAQFPLCVIAFISVSVVLDLPAPEDSHWKTKLRRIDFPGAVVLIGAVLGFLVGFDRGSNVSWTMPLTVVSLSVSVCLFVLFVVVEIYYAAEPFAPGHIIFDRGFVAAYGCNFFSFGGWLSGLFYLPLYFQAMDGVSATVAGLRLLPCIFAGVSGSLFAGFIMRWTGKYYWLTIAGYTSLTLGLVTITLFSGAVAESLVPIIIGTVACSFGNGIGVTTTLISLISNATPEDQAVVTACSYLFRSLGSVIGLALSSTVVQQVLRNRLRYALRESKDIDRIVDGVRESLDFIKTLDPAIARIVRDCYGWATNKGFAFLIGVVFLAFVSSLFIRERSLSR, from the exons ATGTCGTCAGAACCGCCGCACAATGAAACAACCCCGTTGCTGGGCTCGCAAAGCAACGGCAATACTACTTACTCCACGGCCGAGGTTGGAAATCCGCCGGATTCAGGTCGcacagaagaaggagcagctgcgaGTAAACTGGGCTCTGAACTGAACCTTAGATATATATTGCCTGCGCTTTCAATTGGG GTCTTCCTGTCTGCGGCTGACCAGACAATCATCGTATCCAGTTATGGAAAGATTGGTTCCGACTTGAAGGCGTTGAACCTGACGAGCTGGATCGCCACGTCCTACTTCCTTACTTTGACATCTTTTCAGCCGCTCTATGGCAAGCTGAGTGATATCTTTGGTCGGAAGTCGTGTTTGTTGTTTGCGTATGCGGTGTTTGGCACCGGGTGTTTGTTTTGTGGTCTTGCTCAAAGCATTCATCAGCTTATTGCTGCTCGC GTATTTCAAGGCATTGGCGGTGGCGGCATGACCACGGTTGTTAGCATCCTCCTGAGTGATATTATTCCGCTTCGCGACAGGGGTGTCTGGCAGGGTGTTATCAACATTATATATGCGACTGGATCGGGCATCGGCGCACCTCTTG GTGGCGTTCTCGCGGACTATATCGGCTGGAGATG CTACCTTAGGGCTTTCATTGCTCAATTCCCGCTGTGCGTGATTGCATTTATCTCGGTGTCAGTTGTACTAGACCTGCCGGCACCCGAGGATAGTCATTGGAAAACCAAGCTTCGCCGGATTGACTTCCCTGGAGCCGTTGTTCTGATTGGAGCAGTGCTAGGATTTCTCGTAGGCTTCGATCGAGGCAGCAATGTGTCTTGGACGATGCCGTTAACGGTCGTCTCACTGAGTGTCTCGGTCTGTCTGTTTGTTTTGTTCGTTGTGGTCGAGATATACTACGCGGCAGAACCGTTTGCCCCTGGCCATATTATTTTCGACCGCGGCTTCGTCGCTGCGTACGGATGCAATTTCTTTAGCTTTGGTGGCTGGCTATCTGGTCTTTTCTACCTCCCCCTGTACTTCCAGGCTATGGACGGCGTCTCAGCCACGGTGGCTGGGCTACGACTTCTGCCTTGTATCTTTGCCGGTGTCTCCGGATCTTTGTTTGCGGGCTTTATTATGAGATGGACTGGAAAGTATTATTGGCTGACCATCGCTGGCTATACCTCCCTCACTCTGGGACTTGTCACGATCACCCTTTTCTCTGGGGCCGTTGCAGAGAGCCTAGTACCTATAATCATCGGAACAGTCGCCTGTTCTTTCGGAAACGGTATCGGTGTTACAACGACCCTTATTAGCTTGA TATCGAACGCAACCCCAGAGGACCAAGCTGTCGTGACCGCCTGCTCGTATCTATTCCGCTCACTGGGGTCAGTCATCGGCCTTGCCTTGTCTTCTACGGTCGTTCAGCAAGTTCTGAGGAACCGTTTGAGATATGCGCTGCGCGAAAGCAAGGATATCGATAGAATCGTGGACGGGGTTCGAGAGAGCTTGGACTTCATCAAGACACTGGACCCGGCCATTGCAAGAATAGTTCGCGACTGCTATGGATGGGCGACAAACAAGGGATTTGCTTTCTTGATTGGCGTGGTGTTCCTCGCCTTCGTGAGCAGCTTATTCATTCGCGAACGGAGCTTGTCACGCTGA
- a CDS encoding uncharacterized protein (transcript_id=CADANIAT00003199), with protein sequence MVDAVFYHKGIKQAYFFGGRGRYARIDFVPGSAGGKITFGLAAIADHWPSLKSIGFGTVDAILPIDGSQDEGYYFSGAHFARIKLVPSSDDDTFVDGPWVITQKLASLNKAGFDTIDAPFLLPGFLVKQWPSLTEADSTLLMQRFLSREVQTALRTSLEEINLRARHK encoded by the exons ATGGTTGACGCAGTCTTCTACCAcaagggcatcaagcagGCCTACTTCTTtggcggccgcggccgctACGCCCGCATCGACTTCGTCCCTGGAAGCGCAGGCGGAAAGATCACCTTCGGCCTAGCCGCCATCGCTGATCACTGGCCCTCTCTCAAATCTATCGGCTTCGGCACTGTCGACGccatcctccccatcgacggcagccaagatgaagGCTACTACTTCTCTGGGGCGCACTTCGCCCGCATCAAGCTCGTTCCGTCCTCAGACGACGATACTTTCGTCGATGGTCCCTGGGTCATCACGCAGAAGTTGGCGAGCCTCAACAAGGCAGGGTTCGACACCATCGACGCACCCTTCCTGCTCCCGGGGTTTCTGGTGAAAC AATGGCCTAGTTTGACCGAGGCCGATTCGACACTGTTGATGCAGCGTTTCCTGAGCCGGGAAGTACAAACGGCACTGCGTACTTCCTTAGAGGAGATCA ACTTACGTGCAAGACATAAGTAA
- the bna4 gene encoding kynurenine 3-monooxygenase (transcript_id=CADANIAT00003196) → MASPAKQKVVIVGAGPVGCLAALYAAARGDDVELYELRGDLRVPGTIPLNFTKSINLSLSHRGITALRHSGREHVINEILQEVVPIYGRMIHGRDDGKLWEAPQAYDVHGRNNYSADRGMLNNVFLNELERIPNIKLFFNHKLTGADFQANKAWFERRLPGEAPLPGSSGRVPEIEVDFDFLIGADGAHSATRYHMMKFARVDYQQEYIDTLWCEFRIPPSPTNDFLISPSHLHIWPGKEFMFIALPSVDKSFTCTLFAPASHYAQLERSTEDLLQFFDEHFPGVCPQLISPSDLTAQFRANPHLPLISIKCAPHHYSSSVVIVGDAAHAVLPFYGQGLNAGLEDIQVLFDALDKHGVYNANSDQAARALARQSAFAAYTASRTADAHAINDLSRQNYVEMRWGVKQPLYRLRKYIEEALYHYLPSLGWQTQYTRVSFSNQRYSEIIAINRRQGRILGAVFGSTLISVLAVTGIYLWRQPTTRLLSLASFRGALQGALQGALTGTA, encoded by the exons ATGGCATCTCCTGCCAAGCAAAAAGTGGTTATTGTCGGGGCTGGACCAGTGGGCTGTTTGGCAGCTCTCTACGCCGCAGCCAGAGGCGACGATGTCGAGCTCTATGAGCTACGAGGAG ATCTCAGGGTTCCCGGTACAATTCCCTTAAACTTCACGAAATCTATCAACCTTTCCTTGTCCCACCGCGGGATAACGGCATTGCGGCACTCAGGCCGGGAGCATGTCATCAATGAGATTCTCCAAGAAGTGGTCCCGATTTATGGTCGTATGATTCATGGACGAGATGATGGGAAACTATGGGAGGCACCGCAAGCCTACGACGTGCACGGCCGG AATAACTACTCTGCAGATAGAGGAATGCTGAACAACGTGTTCCTCAACGAGCTGGAGCGAATACCCAAcatcaagctcttctttAACCATAAGCTGACCGGTGCCGACTTCCAAGCAAACAAGGCCTGGTTTGAGCGTCGCTTGCCTGGGGAAGCACCCCTTCCCGGGTCGTCCGGCCGTGTCCCCGAAATAGAGGTTGACTTTGACTTCCTTATCGGTGCAGACGGCGCCCATTCGGCCACGCGGTACCACATGATGAAGTTTGCCCGCGTCGATTACCAGCAGGAGTATATCGACACGCTGTGGTGCGAGTTCCGCATTCCTCCATCCCCAACAAACGACTTTCTTATCTCCCCAAGCCACCTTCACATCTGGCCAGGCAAGGAGTTCATGTTCATTGCCCTTCCCTCCGTCGACAAATCATTCACCTGCACGCTCTTCGCGCCAGCGAGCCACTATGCCCAGCTCGAACGCTCCACAGAAGACCTCCTCCAGTTCTTTGACGAGCACTTTCCCGGCGTCTGTCCCCAACTCATCTCCCCTTCCGACCTCACAGCCCAGTTCAGAGCCAACCCACACCTCCCCCTCATTAGCATCAAATGTGCACCACACCACTACAGCTCCTCCGTTGTTATTGTTGGCGACGCAGCCCACGCAGTCCTCCCATTTTACGGGCAAGGCCTAAACGCCGGCCTTGAAGATATCCAGGTTCTCTTCGACGCACTAGACAAACATGGCGTCTACAATGCCAACTCTGATCAGGCCGCCCGCGCTCTCGCCCGCCAGTCAGCATTCGCAGCGTACACGGCTTCCCGCACTGCTGACGCTCACGCCATCAACGATCTTTCCCGCCAAAACTACGTCGAGATGCGGTGGGGCGTCAAACAACCCCTCTACCGGCTGCGCAAGTACATCGAGGAAGCACTCTACCACTACCTTCCCAGCCTAGGCTGGCAAACTCAGTACACCCGCGTCAGCTTCAGCAATCAGCGCTACTCGGAGATCATAGCTATTAACCGGAGACAGGGACGCATACTAGGTGCTGTCTTCGGGTCGACGTTAATATCGGTATTAGCGGTCACGGGTATCTACTTATGGAGACAGCCAACGACTAGACTCTTGTCGCTGGCAAGTTTCAGAGGCGCCTTACAGGGTGCTCTACAGGGCGCCCTAACGGGAACTGCGTAG
- a CDS encoding methionine aminopeptidase MAP1 (transcript_id=CADANIAT00003195), which translates to MAAEVASRKCLGTDCGKDAGSLQCPTCLKMGLDSFFCSQDCFKRSWSDHKALHKKSNFLTNLFPPKVVSEPDPATGLFNPFPSFGFTGSLRPVYPLSPMRTVPKSIPHPDYAKDGIPRSEQKFVGRHNITILNKAEQEGMRKVCRLAREVLDIAARELRPGVTTDYIDEVVHKACIERNSYPSPLNYVHFPKSVCTSINETICHGIPDQRPLEDGDIINIDVTLYHEGFHGDINETYYVGEKARSNPDAVRVVETARECLDKSIEIVKPGMLFRDPGNVIEKHAKSRNCSVVKSYCGHGINQLFHCAPNVPHYAKNKAVGTAKPGMCFTIEPMINIGTHRDRLWPDDWTSTTADGSLSAQFEHTLLVTEDGVEVLTARLPDSPGGPIPMPGTEAAGEVKTDA; encoded by the exons ATGGCAGCCGAAGTCGCCTCTCGAAAATGCCTGGGCACCGACTGTGGGAAGGATGCTGGATCGCTTCAGTGCCCGACATGTCTGAAGATGGGCCTCgacagcttcttctgttcGCAGGACTGTTTCAAACGAAGCTGG AGCGACCACAAAGCTCTCCACAAAAAGAGTAATTTCCTCACCAACCTTTTCCCTCCAAAAGTAGTTTCTGAACCAGACCCAGCAACCGGACTATTCAAccctttcccttccttcgGGTTCACCGGATCCCTCCGGCCTGTCTACCCTCTATCGCCCATGAGGACCGTGCCCAAATCCATCCCCCACCCGGACTACGCGAAGGATGGCATACCCCGCTCGGAGCAGAAGTTTGTTGGCCGACACAACATCACTATTCTGAACAAGGCGGAGCAGGAGGGTATGCGCAAAGTATGTCGACTAGCACGAGAGGTGCTTGACATTGCTGCGCGGGAATTGAGGCCCGGCGTCACCACCGATTATATCGATGAGGTTGTCCACAAAGCGTGCATTGAGCGCAAC TCTTATCCTTCACCCCTTAACTACGTTCACTTTCCCAAGTCGGTCTGCACGTCCATCAACGAAACGATTTGCCACGGTATTCCTGACCAACGGCCGCTTGAGGATggcgatatcatcaacattgACGTTACCTTGTATCATGAAGGTTTCCATGGAGATATCAACGAGACATACTATGTGGGAGAGAAGGCGCGATCGAATCCAGATGCCGTGCGGGTCGTGGAGACGGCACGGGAGTGCTTGGACAAGTCCATTGAGATTGTCAAGCCGGGAATGCTGTTCCGGGACCCTGGAAATGTGATTGAAAAGCATGCCAAGAGCCGGAACTGCAGTGTAGTCAAGAGCTACTGCGGTCACGGTATCAACCAACTTTTCCACTGCGCGCCGAATGTTCCCCATTATGCCAAAAACAAGGCGGTAGGAACGGCGAAGCCCGGCATGTGCTTCACGATCGAGCCTATGATCAATATTGGTACGCACCGCGACCGCCTATGGCCGGATGACTGGACTAGCACGACGGCGGACGGTTCGTTGTCCGCTCAATTTGAACACACGCTTTTGGTGACAGAAGACGGTGTCGAAGTCCTAACCGCGCGTCTGCCGGACTCGCCTGGTGGTCCCATTCCTATGCCTGGTACGGAGGCAGCGGGCGAGGTGAAGACGGATGCGTGA
- a CDS encoding EF hand domain protein (transcript_id=CADANIAT00003193) translates to MSDSQAKLTFARYRPLVYLLSGVAAAYALVLLRNHLFSSSPSQSSLRRRKAVRRQRRNEPEEFAAADTPSALAIAHLELLERQNGVYGTFRIETEDGRRVESGLLPSLLATRDQLMDEVGVPEAHAERMREMMEDTFLESFFALDFPPTHVIEEGSAEREYLMDQLQRRGISQAGIERVVARFNADSNYGEELRRRRQNGERVTLSTSTFADETQQTQIMDGGETVVDDQSVFSWREGNNDTTQGREGQNLLNLLYHIAEDQARKDGYIHRGVTCNSCGAMPIQGIRYRCANCIDYDLCETCEAMQVHIKTHLFYKVRIPAPFLGNPRQSQPVWYPGKPSMLPRTLPRSLAKRLMKETSFEGTELEALWDQFRCLANREWAEDPNKLYMAIDRKTFDRCFVPNTSVRPPPPSLIYDRMFAFYDTNNDGLIGFEEFLKGLASLNNKSNDERLRRVFRGYDIDGDGYVERKDFLRVFRAYYTLSRELTRDMVAGMEDDFLEGGARDVVLGSQPISSAFPGSIPSGESSRTGEGKRVNQDGDMEIVDNEGVLRPDGADTGDRHSVVGEAAVRHQFGRSQPLIPVTVRVGPSASNTAEASGSRRRGSARDENEHEDDNDNETDSSSAESDRWPPPEHITSTDIVAALGSYVPLQDVTDPDDRARIGTAVYNRMCDSDQRRVDSARRQGIDERWRRRAFYTDEEDGGTAPDGYQTDSDGDEGEEEDGAEPEYESQPPSPRSRSSSKVRFQDDLTDVDDYEDVRSNPSTSSRSILVGERWGGFEVPEVERDVGKEILYQVTQQGFNEILDIIFKPKEDLLMECFRTRTERKIWAREIELAEQLEGEEADQDMEDPGEAEELSRYRERPLNELLERSGYSVSNPTRETGEDSPTLPPPRELRLPVHNVDNSDAEDNESVRPTHLANPEEPQNTTSHPILEPQDNLVLSPTPHHHTPPVANEAAVNSLDHDSDSHYDPTLPHHRPNDSDLDVDASFPSTLPSSILLHPNTASSTFPAPPSLTPSSPDAEATAPKRTPSPIQPLPPPSPSRSRSISPILHPKRQGPTTPPPPATLSRWAYLNRVEAEAKERGGTGAKLNFEEFSRRMAADRGRRLAFVASWIEMASF, encoded by the coding sequence ATGTCCGACTCGCAGGCTAAGTTGACCTTCGCTCGCTACCGTCCTCTCGTTTACCTTCTCTCCGGTGTTGCTGCGGCGTATgcgctcgttcttcttcgaaACCAtctcttctcgtcttccccgTCACAATCCTCTCTTCGCCGGCGGAAAGCCGTCCGtcgtcaaagaagaaatgagccGGAAGAGTTTGCAGCTGCCGACACGCCGTCGGCTCTAGCCATCGCCCACTTGGAGCTACTAGAACGCCAGAACGGAGTATACGGGACTTTTCGGATAGAAACTGAAGATGGTCGACGGGTCGAGAGCGGGTTGCTTCCCTCGCTGCTTGCGACGCGAGATCAGCTCATGGATGAGGTTGGTGTTCCGGAGGCCCATGCGGAACGGATGCGcgagatgatggaggataCTTTCTTGGAATCGTTCTTCGCCTTGGATTTCCCACCAACGCACGTAATAGAGGAAGGGAGTGCGGAGAGGGAATACCTAATGGATCAGCTCCAGCGTCGTGGTATCTCACAGGCCGGGATCGAGAGGGTAGTCGCTCGCTTCAATGCGGACAGTAACTACGGAGAGGAACTGCGCCGGCGACGCCAGAACGGAGAGCGAGTAACGTTATCGACATCGACTTTTGCAGATGAAACCCAGCAAACCCAAATAATGGATGGTGGTGAGACCGTGGTCGATGACCAGAGTGTATTCTCGTGGAGGGAAGGGAACAACGATACCACCCAGGGGCGCGAAGGCCAGAACCTGCTCAACCTCCTCTATCATATCGCGgaagatcaagcaagaaaagacGGCTACATTCACCGAGGCGTCACTTGCAACAGCTGCGGAGCTATGCCTATTCAAGGGATCCGTTACCGGTGCGCCAACTGCATCGATTACGACCTCTGTGAGACATGTGAGGCGATGCAAGTACATATCAAGACACATCTGTTCTACAAAGTCCGGATACCGGCGCCCTTCCTAGGAAATCCTCGGCAGTCCCAGCCCGTCTGGTATCCCGGAAAACCTTCGATGCTTCCGCGCACTCTACCTCGCTCACTAGCAAAACGTTTGATGAAGGAAACCAGCTTTGAGGGGACTGAATTAGAAGCTCTTTGGGATCAGTTTCGCTGTCTGGCGAACCGTGAATGGGCTGAGGATCCGAACAAACTCTACATGGCTATCGATCGGAAAACCTTCGATCGCTGCTTCGTTCCTAATACATCCGTCCGCCCACCACCTCCGAGCCTGATTTATGATCGTATGTTTGCGTTTTACGACACGAACAACGACGGGCTTATTGGTTTTGAGGAGTTCCTGAAAGGCCTTGCGAGTTTAAACAACAAGAGCAACGATGAGAGACTGCGTCGTGTCTTTCGTGGATACGATATTGATGGGGATGGCTACGTGGAACGCAAGGATTTTCTACGCGTGTTCCGGGCTTACTATACCCTCAGCCGAGAGCTCACCCGAGATATGGTTGCCGGTATGGAGGACGATTTTTTGGAAGGTGGCGCACGCGATGTGGTGCTTGGAAGTCAACCCATCAGTTCTGCCTTCCCTGGAAGCATCCCTTCTGGAGAATCCTCAAGGACAGGAGAGGGTAAACGCGTCAACCAGGATGGGGATATGGAGATTGTGGACAATGAGGGCGTACTCCGCCCTGACGGCGCTGATACAGGAGACCGCCACTCAGTTGTTGGTGAAGCTGCCGTTCGACACCAGTTTGGGCGCTCGCAACCTCTTATTCCTGTCACTGTGCGTGTAGGTCCCTCTGCATCAAACACGGCGGAAGCGTCTGGCAGCCGCAGGAGAGGAAGTGCCAGGGATGAAAACGAACACGAAgatgacaatgacaatgagACGGACAGTTCATCCGCTGAAAGTGACCGTTGGCCGCCTCCTGAACACATTACATCGACGGATATAGTCGCCGCGCTGGGATCTTATGTGCCCCTCCAGGATGTTACCGACCCGGATGACAGGGCTCGGATTGGAACTGCCGTGTATAATCGGATGTGTGATAGCGATCAACGACGGGTCGACTCTGCTCGGAGACAGGGCATAGATGAGCGGTGGCGCCGAAGAGCATTTTATactgatgaagaggacggcgGTACTGCTCCTGATGGTTACCAGACAGATTCGGATGGGGatgagggcgaagaagaagatggagcaGAGCCAGAGTACGAGTCACAGCCACCTTCTCCACGTTCCCGGTCATCTTCAAAGGTACGCTTCCAGGACGACCTGACCGACGTCGACGACTACGAAGACGTAAGATCCAATCCATCAACATCGTCACGGAGCATTCTAGTCGGAGAGAGATGGGGAGGGTTCGAAGTGCCGGAGGTTGAGAGGGATGTGGGCAAAGAGATCTTGTACCAAGTAACCCAACAAGGGTTCAACGAGATTCTTgacatcatcttcaagccaaaGGAAGATCTTCTGATGGAGTGTTTTCGCACACGCACTGAGCGCAAAATCTGGGCGCGGGAGATTGAGCTGGCTGAACAGTTAGAAGGCGAGGAGGCCGACCAGGACATGGAGGACCCCGGcgaggctgaagagctgtCTCGGTATAGGGAACGGCCACTAAATGAGTTACTCGAACGCTCGGGATATTCTGTCAGCAATCCCACTCGTGAAACCGGTGAAGACAGCCCAACTCTGCCACCACCCCGCGAGCTCAGACTACCAGTTCACAACGTCGACAACAGCGACGCTGAAGACAACGAGAGTGTCCGCCCAACCCACCTCGCCAACCCTGAAGAACCCCAAAATACCACGTCCCACCCCATCTTAGAGCCGCAAGACAACCTAGTCCTTTCACCGACACCGCACCATCACACTCCTCCAGTCGCGAACGAAGCCGCCGTAAACTCCTTGGACCACGATTCCGACTCCCACTACGACCCTACCCTCCCACACCATCGTCCCAACGACTCCGACCTCGACGTGGACGCTTCTTTCCCCTCGactctcccctcttccatcctccttcacCCCAACACCGCATCATCCACCTTCCCAGCACCCCCATCTCTtactccctcctctcccgaCGCCgaagccacagcacccaAGCGCACACCCTCACCTATTCAACCCCTCCCACCCCCGTCACCATCTCGTTCTAGGTCCATATCGCCAATCCTCCACCCCAAGCGTCAGGGTCCCACCACGCCTCCTCCCCCTGCAACTCTCTCACGCTGGGCATATTTAAACCGCGTCGAGGCTGAAGCAAAAGAACGGGGCGGGACAGGCGCGAAGTTGAATTTTGAGGAGTTTTCGAGGCGTATGGCGGCTgatcgaggacgaagatTGGCGTTTGTGGCGAGTTGGATTGAGATGGCGAGTTTCTAA
- a CDS encoding uncharacterized protein (transcript_id=CADANIAT00003198): MSSYFSSSSTGSSTYANSMSTDSDTWSRHSAMIPRQPPIYGTSGESPVIYQPSTKPFPSPPRLEPGSIHSQIPTSRPPKLAPPDFDFSFPRGSIPVSSPGTMSLSPRGPLPPPTPMYRELNHPARLPVDSLARDYGFERPSESAEYLIERKGRRTADKYKGTVRYHSQRRSSNRDEFDGPHQFLDPPSPQVIAEQGRDLPHLPTNLDVSEQDRILASVNDRLSQCAFDFFGKYRFPIPIEPDKREVRVPSDREWTEWVYLLRRLATKRRIPARVLYNGQIKQLVTVLENSLEMRHAAKHQSRPIKDDRNVLQLISAGTQVAKILKDASAVEYLDRLYSDTEKRIQERRSRRVKFATP; the protein is encoded by the exons ATGTCGTCGTACTTTTCCAGTTCAAGCACAGGCAGCAGCACCTACGCGAATTCAATGAGTACCGACTCAGATACCTGGTCTCGTCATAG TGCGATGATCCCACGTCAGCCGCCGATATATGGGACCTCTGGCGAATCTCCGGTGATCTACCAGCCAAG CACAAAACCTTTTCCGTCCCCACCAAGGCTTGAACCAGGCTCGATACACTCGCAAATCCCAACGTCAAGGCCACCAAAACTTGCACCGCCTGATTTTGACTTCTCTTTCCCTCGTGGGTCTATCCCAGTGTCTTCACCGGGAACCATGTCTCTCTCCCCAAGAGGACCCTTGCCACCCCCAACGCCAATGTATCGAGAGTTGAATCACCCTGCTCGCCTCCCAGTCGACTCTCTTGCACGGGATTACGGTTTTGAGAGGCCATCTGAGAGTGCGGAGTACCTCATTGAACGGAAAGGTCGCCGTACCGCAGACAAGTACAAAGGAACCGTTCGATATCACTCGCAGAGACGTTCCTCGAACCGTGACGAGTTTGATGGACCTCATCAGTTCCTAGACCCGCCCTCTCCGCAAGTGATTGCGGAACAAGGACGAGATTTACCCCATCTTCCTACTAATCTTGATGTCTCAGAACAAGATCGAATCTTGGCCTCGGTGAACGACCGGCTTTCACAGTGTGCGTTTGATTTCTTTGGGAAGTACCGATTCCCCATTCCGATCGAGCCAGACAAGAGAGAGGTGAGGGTCCCATCGGACCGTGAGTGGACTGAGTGGGTGTATCTCCTCAGAAGGCTAGCCACAAAGCGCCGCATACCCGCCAGGGTGCTCTACAATGGACAGATAAAACAACTAGTTACGGTGTTGGAGAATTCTCTGGAAATGAGACACGCTGCCAAGCACCAGTCACGACCCATCAAGGATGACCGAAATgtcctccagctcatctcTGCCGGGACCCAAGTGGCTAAGATCCTTAAAGATGCCAGTGCCGTGGAATATCTTGACCGCCTCTATTCGGATACTGAGAAACGCATCCAGGAAAGGCGTAGCCGCCGGGTCAAGTTTGCCACACCTTGA
- a CDS encoding uncharacterized protein (transcript_id=CADANIAT00003197), producing MYLGRIRRNQSAGLCGDFSSPRADGAPLVTNLGNWKRVDGSIRWLARALTAGKTRRTQREEINTGMA from the exons ATG TACCTAGGCCGGATTCGGCGTAACCAGTCTGCGGGCCTCTGTGGGGATTTCTCATCTCCTAG GGCTGATGGAGCACCGTTAGTAACCAACCTAGGAAATTGGAAGAGAGTGGATGGATCCATTCGGTGGCTGGCCAGAGCCCTTACTGCTggcaagacaagaagaacgcAACGAGAGGAAATCAACACAGGCATGGCATAG